A single region of the Actinoplanes sp. SE50/110 genome encodes:
- the rplM gene encoding 50S ribosomal protein L13, with translation MRTYSPKPGEIERQWHIIDASDVVLGRLATHTATLLRGKHKPTFAPHVDTGDFVVIINAGKVALTGNKRQTKVAYRHSGYPGGLKQVGYEELLSKRPEKAIELAVKGMLPHNKLARQIIKKLKVYPGAEHPHAAQQPKPFEITQIAQ, from the coding sequence GTGCGTACGTACAGCCCGAAGCCGGGTGAGATCGAGCGTCAGTGGCACATTATCGACGCTTCTGACGTCGTTCTGGGCCGCCTGGCTACCCACACCGCGACTCTCCTGCGTGGCAAGCACAAGCCCACGTTCGCCCCGCACGTCGACACGGGCGACTTCGTGGTGATCATCAACGCCGGCAAGGTCGCGCTGACCGGCAACAAGCGGCAGACCAAGGTCGCCTACCGGCACTCCGGTTACCCGGGTGGTCTGAAGCAGGTCGGTTACGAGGAGCTGCTGTCCAAGCGCCCCGAGAAGGCGATCGAGCTGGCGGTCAAGGGCATGCTCCCGCACAACAAGCTGGCGCGCCAGATCATCAAGAAGCTGAAGGTCTACCCGGGCGCCGAGCACCCGCACGCCGCGCAGCAGCCGAAGCCGTTCGAAATCACCCAGATCGCGCAGTGA
- the glmS gene encoding glutamine--fructose-6-phosphate transaminase (isomerizing) produces the protein MCGIVGYVGNRPALSIVLDGLRRLEYRGYDSAGIAVIDAGEVHTEKRAGKLANLEKALAERAAGGIAAGHTGIGHTRWATHGGPTDRNAHPHLSADGRVAVIHNGIIENFSRLRAELEADGVEFRSDTDTECAAHLLAAEMRALRAAGGQDGPALLAEGMRRVVRRLEGAFTLLAVDVEVPDAVIAARRNSPLVVGRGAGEYFLASDVSAFIEHTREAVELGQDQVVLITPAGIEITDFDGAPATGQEFHVDWDASAAEKGGYDYFMLKEIAEQPQAIADTLLGRLSERGEIILDEVRLTDQDLRDVDKVFIVACGTSYHAGMVAKYAIEHWVRIPCEVELASEFRYRDPILDRSTLVIAISQSGESMDTLMALRHAKEQKARVLAICNTNGSTIPRESDAVLYTHGGPEIAVASTKAFLTQLVACYLIGLHLAQIRGVMYADEVAAVVSRLRRTPDNLRELLDKMEDVRALARDLKSASTILFIGRHVGFPVALEGALKLKELAYMHAEGFAAGELKHGPIALIDQGTPVVCVVPSPAGRGVMRDKVVSNIQEVRARGARTIVIAEEGDESVKAYADHLIEVPHTPTLLAPLMTTVPLQILACEIAAARGHDVDQPRNLAKSVTVE, from the coding sequence ATGTGTGGGATCGTGGGTTACGTAGGCAATCGCCCGGCCTTGAGCATCGTCCTCGATGGCCTCCGGCGTCTGGAGTACCGCGGATATGACTCCGCGGGTATCGCCGTCATCGACGCCGGCGAGGTGCACACCGAGAAGCGGGCCGGCAAGCTGGCCAACCTGGAGAAGGCCCTGGCGGAGCGGGCCGCCGGTGGAATCGCCGCCGGGCACACCGGCATCGGGCACACCCGGTGGGCCACCCACGGCGGGCCGACCGACCGTAACGCCCACCCGCACCTGTCCGCCGACGGCCGGGTCGCCGTCATCCACAACGGCATCATCGAGAACTTCTCCCGGCTGCGCGCCGAACTCGAAGCGGACGGGGTCGAGTTCCGCAGCGACACCGACACCGAATGCGCCGCCCACCTGCTCGCCGCCGAGATGCGGGCGCTGCGCGCGGCCGGTGGCCAGGACGGCCCGGCGCTGCTCGCCGAGGGCATGCGCCGCGTGGTGCGCCGCCTGGAGGGCGCCTTCACCCTGCTCGCCGTCGACGTCGAGGTCCCCGACGCGGTGATCGCCGCCCGGCGCAACTCGCCGCTGGTCGTCGGCCGCGGCGCCGGCGAATACTTCCTGGCCAGTGACGTCTCGGCGTTCATCGAGCACACCCGGGAAGCGGTCGAGCTGGGCCAGGACCAGGTCGTCCTGATCACTCCGGCCGGGATCGAGATCACCGACTTCGACGGCGCCCCGGCGACCGGGCAGGAATTCCACGTCGACTGGGACGCGTCGGCCGCCGAGAAGGGCGGTTACGACTACTTCATGCTCAAGGAGATCGCCGAGCAGCCGCAGGCCATCGCGGACACCCTGCTCGGCCGGCTCAGCGAGCGCGGCGAGATCATCCTGGACGAGGTGCGGCTCACCGACCAGGACCTGCGGGACGTGGACAAGGTGTTCATCGTCGCCTGCGGCACCTCGTACCACGCCGGCATGGTCGCCAAGTACGCCATCGAGCACTGGGTCCGGATCCCCTGCGAGGTGGAGCTGGCCAGCGAGTTCCGGTACCGCGACCCGATCCTGGACCGGTCCACCCTGGTGATCGCGATCAGCCAGTCCGGCGAAAGCATGGACACCCTGATGGCGCTGCGGCACGCCAAGGAGCAGAAGGCCCGGGTGCTGGCCATCTGCAACACCAACGGGTCGACCATCCCGCGCGAGTCGGACGCGGTGCTCTACACCCACGGCGGGCCGGAGATCGCGGTCGCCTCGACCAAGGCGTTCCTCACCCAGCTGGTCGCCTGCTACCTGATCGGCCTGCACCTGGCCCAGATCCGCGGCGTGATGTACGCCGACGAGGTCGCCGCGGTCGTCTCCCGGCTTCGCCGCACCCCGGACAACCTGCGTGAGCTGCTCGACAAGATGGAGGACGTGCGCGCGCTGGCACGCGACCTGAAGAGCGCCTCGACGATCCTGTTCATCGGCCGGCACGTCGGCTTCCCGGTCGCCCTGGAAGGCGCCCTGAAGCTGAAGGAGCTCGCCTACATGCACGCCGAGGGCTTCGCGGCCGGCGAACTCAAGCACGGCCCGATCGCGCTGATCGACCAGGGCACCCCGGTCGTCTGCGTGGTCCCGTCCCCGGCCGGCCGCGGCGTCATGCGCGACAAGGTCGTCTCCAACATCCAGGAGGTCCGCGCCCGCGGCGCCCGCACCATCGTCATCGCCGAGGAGGGCGACGAGAGCGTCAAGGCCTACGCCGACCACCTCATCGAGGTCCCGCACACCCCCACCCTGCTGGCCCCGTTGATGACCACGGTGCCGCTGCAGATCCTGGCCTGCGAAATCGCCGCCGCCCGCGGCCACGACGTCGACCAGCCCCGCAACCTGGCCAAGTCCGTCACCGTCGAATAA
- a CDS encoding Putative membrane protein mmpS4: MSDQRDPARDYPPTAQFAPVGYPPPDYRQHRRSNAPLIALILAITLLLCGGVITTVVLVARRTSDKAKETVQKIPTALPTPSRLPKLPAGGDDDHTKLTVRYEVSGDGPATIIYSEKLGLPKTVNEAKLPWKIAVRMDGLSFVSVSALRLSLQDGSITCKAIIDGKTVDEHTATGVGATATCNKLTFN, from the coding sequence ATGAGCGATCAGCGCGATCCGGCGCGGGACTATCCGCCTACCGCACAGTTTGCGCCGGTCGGATACCCGCCACCGGATTATCGGCAACATCGGCGCAGCAACGCCCCGCTGATCGCGCTGATCCTGGCGATCACCCTGCTGCTCTGCGGCGGCGTGATCACCACTGTGGTGCTGGTCGCCCGGCGCACCTCGGACAAGGCCAAGGAGACGGTGCAGAAGATTCCGACCGCCCTGCCCACCCCGAGCAGGCTGCCCAAGCTCCCCGCCGGTGGTGACGACGACCACACCAAGCTCACGGTGCGATACGAGGTGAGCGGCGACGGCCCCGCCACGATCATCTACTCGGAGAAACTGGGACTGCCGAAAACGGTCAACGAGGCGAAGCTGCCGTGGAAGATCGCGGTCCGCATGGACGGGTTGTCGTTCGTCTCGGTGTCCGCGCTGCGGCTGTCCCTGCAGGACGGCAGCATCACCTGCAAGGCCATCATCGACGGCAAGACGGTCGACGAGCACACCGCGACCGGTGTCGGCGCCACCGCGACCTGCAACAAGCTCACGTTCAATTAG
- a CDS encoding bifunctional ADP-dependent NAD(P)H-hydrate dehydratase/NAD(P)H-hydrate epimerase has product MRQAWRVADVRAAEKTLMATLPEGALMQRAAAGLARRCALLLEDSGGVYGARVLLLVGSGDNGGDTLYAGALLARRGAQVRALLLSPDRVHLAGLAALRQAGGFTTADLPTRVDLVLDGIVGIGASGGLRPPAAALVGALGELRGRTGDRPLIVAVDVPSGVRVDTGDVPGDAVDADVTVTFGCLKPAHLVGPAAPRCGHVELVDIGLGPALVADPAVRVAEAADIAAWWPRPGAASDKYTRGVVGLATGSAGYPGAALLSTAGALAGPTGMVRYAGSAHREVVHAHPSVVAAPKVADAGRVQAWVCGSGLGTGDEARTELRSVLATSLPVLLDADAITLLVGGEHAEHLRRDAPLVLTPHDGEFKRLAGEAPGADRMAAAARLAAWTNAVVLLKGDRTIVATPGGEIWANPTGSPALATAGSGDVLAGLLGSLLAAGLPPVRAAVAAAYVHGLAGRHAAADGPVTSPDVAAAIRPVLAHLLG; this is encoded by the coding sequence ATGCGGCAGGCATGGCGGGTCGCCGATGTGCGCGCGGCGGAGAAGACGCTGATGGCGACGCTGCCGGAGGGTGCGCTGATGCAGCGGGCCGCGGCCGGTCTGGCCCGCCGCTGTGCGCTGCTGCTCGAGGACTCCGGCGGGGTGTACGGCGCCCGGGTGTTGCTGCTGGTCGGCAGCGGCGACAACGGCGGTGACACGCTGTACGCCGGGGCCCTGCTGGCGCGGCGCGGGGCGCAGGTGCGGGCGCTGCTGCTCAGCCCGGACCGGGTGCATCTGGCCGGGCTCGCCGCGCTGCGGCAGGCGGGCGGCTTCACCACCGCCGACCTGCCCACCCGGGTCGATCTGGTGCTGGACGGGATCGTCGGGATCGGGGCCAGCGGTGGGCTGCGACCGCCCGCCGCGGCGCTCGTCGGGGCGCTCGGCGAGCTGCGGGGACGTACCGGTGATCGGCCTTTGATCGTGGCTGTCGACGTGCCGAGCGGGGTGCGGGTGGACACCGGCGACGTGCCCGGCGACGCGGTGGACGCCGATGTCACGGTCACCTTCGGGTGTCTGAAGCCGGCCCACCTGGTGGGCCCCGCGGCGCCCCGCTGCGGGCACGTCGAGCTGGTCGACATCGGTCTGGGCCCGGCGCTGGTCGCCGACCCGGCGGTGCGGGTGGCCGAGGCGGCCGACATCGCCGCCTGGTGGCCGCGTCCCGGTGCTGCTTCGGACAAGTACACCCGCGGCGTGGTCGGCCTGGCCACCGGTTCGGCCGGATATCCGGGTGCCGCGCTGCTCTCCACGGCCGGCGCGCTGGCCGGCCCGACCGGCATGGTGCGGTACGCCGGCAGCGCCCACCGGGAGGTGGTCCACGCCCACCCGTCGGTGGTGGCGGCGCCGAAGGTGGCCGACGCCGGCCGGGTGCAGGCCTGGGTCTGCGGTTCCGGGCTGGGCACCGGCGACGAGGCCCGCACCGAGCTGCGCAGCGTGCTGGCCACCTCGTTGCCGGTGCTGCTGGACGCGGACGCGATCACCCTGCTGGTCGGCGGGGAGCACGCCGAGCACCTGCGCCGGGACGCGCCGCTGGTGCTGACCCCGCACGACGGCGAGTTCAAGCGGCTGGCCGGGGAGGCGCCGGGCGCCGACCGGATGGCCGCGGCCGCCCGGCTGGCCGCCTGGACGAACGCGGTGGTGCTGCTCAAGGGCGACCGGACGATCGTGGCGACGCCGGGCGGAGAGATCTGGGCCAATCCGACCGGCAGCCCGGCACTGGCCACCGCGGGCAGCGGGGACGTGCTGGCCGGGCTGCTCGGGTCGCTGCTGGCGGCCGGGCTGCCGCCGGTGCGGGCGGCGGTGGCGGCGGCGTACGTGCACGGGCTGGCCGGCCGGCATGCGGCGGCGGACGGGCCGGTCACCTCGCCGGATGTGGCGGCGGCGATCCGGCCGGTGCTGGCCCACCTACTGGGGTGA
- the rpsI gene encoding 30S ribosomal protein S9, with product MTDIIEPEVVETVETVEEPAETVVVVETPAPAPVRAPRPGDRPVQTVGRRKEAIVRVRLVPGTGKITCNGRELENYFPSKVHQQLIREPLVTVERAEQFDVIANLRGGGITGQAGALRLGIARALIADEADDRPALKKAGFLTRDARVKESKKYGLKKARKAPQYSKR from the coding sequence ATGACCGACATCATCGAGCCCGAGGTCGTCGAGACCGTCGAGACCGTCGAGGAGCCCGCTGAGACGGTCGTCGTCGTCGAGACGCCCGCGCCGGCTCCGGTTCGCGCCCCGCGTCCCGGTGACCGTCCGGTCCAGACCGTGGGCCGCCGCAAGGAGGCCATCGTCCGGGTGCGCCTCGTCCCCGGCACCGGCAAGATCACCTGCAACGGCCGTGAGCTCGAGAACTACTTCCCGAGCAAGGTCCACCAGCAGCTGATCCGCGAGCCGCTCGTCACCGTCGAGCGCGCCGAGCAGTTCGACGTGATCGCGAACCTGCGTGGCGGCGGCATCACCGGCCAGGCCGGTGCGCTGCGCCTCGGCATCGCCCGCGCCCTGATCGCGGACGAGGCCGACGACCGTCCCGCCCTGAAGAAGGCCGGCTTCCTGACCCGTGACGCTCGGGTCAAGGAGAGCAAGAAGTACGGTCTCAAGAAGGCCCGCAAGGCCCCGCAGTACTCGAAGCGCTGA
- the glmM gene encoding phosphoglucosamine mutase, translating to MGRLFGTDGVRGLANGDLLTPELALSVAVAAARVLVEADSSHQPLAIVGRDPRASGEMLEAAVVAGLTSAGANVVRVGVLPTPAVAYLVGQTGADLGVMLSASHNPMADNGIKLFAAGGQKLPDELEERIEKAVADGHGLVGRPTGAGIGRVHDLLDGAEHYIKHLVESIPHRLEGIKVVVDCANGAASDVGPVAYREAGAEVIAIHAEPDGLNINEECGSTHLDKVRDAVLAEGADLGLAHDGDADRCLAVTAAGDVVDGDQIMAILAVAMRDAGTLTEDTLVATVMSNLGLRIAMKQSGIKLLETKVGDRYVLEELQGGGLALGGEQSGHIVMPAFATTGDGVLTGLHLMAQLASSGKSLADLAAVVHKLPQKLINVKVGDREAGAAAPTVQAAVALAEAELGETGRVLLRPSGTEPLVRVMVEAATEEQAGAVAARIADEVRAASPVA from the coding sequence ATGGGGCGACTCTTCGGCACCGACGGCGTTCGCGGTCTCGCGAACGGCGATCTGCTCACCCCGGAACTGGCCCTCTCGGTCGCCGTCGCGGCCGCCCGGGTCCTGGTCGAGGCCGACAGCAGCCACCAGCCGCTCGCGATCGTGGGCCGTGACCCGCGGGCCAGCGGCGAGATGCTGGAAGCGGCGGTCGTCGCGGGCCTGACCAGCGCGGGTGCCAATGTGGTCCGGGTCGGCGTGCTGCCGACGCCCGCGGTCGCGTACCTGGTGGGGCAGACCGGCGCCGACCTTGGCGTGATGCTCTCCGCGTCACACAACCCGATGGCGGACAACGGGATCAAGCTCTTCGCCGCCGGCGGCCAGAAGCTGCCGGACGAGCTGGAGGAGCGGATCGAGAAGGCGGTCGCGGACGGGCACGGCCTGGTCGGGCGGCCCACCGGCGCCGGCATCGGCCGGGTGCACGACCTGCTGGACGGCGCCGAGCACTACATCAAGCACCTGGTCGAGTCGATCCCGCACCGCCTCGAAGGCATCAAGGTCGTGGTGGACTGCGCGAACGGCGCGGCCAGCGATGTCGGTCCGGTGGCCTACCGGGAGGCCGGCGCCGAGGTGATCGCGATCCACGCCGAGCCGGACGGGTTGAACATCAACGAGGAGTGCGGCTCCACGCACCTCGACAAGGTGCGCGACGCGGTGCTGGCCGAGGGTGCCGACCTGGGTCTGGCCCATGACGGTGACGCGGACCGCTGCCTGGCCGTCACCGCGGCCGGTGACGTGGTCGACGGCGACCAGATCATGGCGATCCTGGCGGTGGCCATGCGCGACGCGGGCACGCTGACCGAGGACACCCTGGTCGCGACCGTGATGAGCAACCTGGGTCTGCGGATCGCGATGAAGCAGTCCGGGATCAAGCTGCTGGAGACCAAGGTCGGCGACCGGTACGTGCTGGAGGAACTGCAGGGCGGCGGTCTGGCCCTGGGCGGCGAGCAGAGCGGGCACATCGTGATGCCGGCGTTCGCCACCACCGGCGACGGCGTGCTGACCGGGCTGCACCTGATGGCGCAGCTGGCATCGAGCGGCAAGTCGCTGGCCGACCTGGCCGCGGTGGTGCACAAGCTGCCGCAGAAGCTGATCAACGTGAAGGTGGGCGACCGGGAAGCCGGCGCAGCCGCGCCGACCGTGCAGGCCGCCGTGGCGCTGGCCGAGGCCGAACTGGGCGAGACCGGCCGGGTGCTGCTGCGCCCCTCCGGCACCGAGCCGCTGGTCCGGGTCATGGTCGAAGCCGCGACCGAGGAGCAGGCCGGTGCGGTCGCCGCCCGCATCGCGGACGAGGTGCGGGCCGCCAGCCCCGTCGCGTGA
- a CDS encoding pyridoxal phosphate-dependent aminotransferase, which produces MRPFGTTIFAEMSALAARTGAVNLGQGFPDTDGPPEMLAAAAQALASGANQYPPLPGIPALRHAITGHERRFWGLTRDPDTEVAVTAGATEAIAAAVLALCEPGDEVVCFEPYYDSYAASITLAGAVRRPVTLRPGPDGRYEFDEAQLRAAFGPRTRLALLNSPHNPTGKVFTPAELALVAELCQAHDAVAVTDEVYEHLVFDGVHVPLATLPGMGERTLRVSSAGKTFSCTGWKVGWVTGPARLVSAVLRVKQFLTFVNASPLQPAVAVALGLPDAYFQDFTAGLRANRDRLTAGLTAAGFEVLPSQGTYFVTADIRPLGGTDGVEFCRGLPARSGVVAVPTQVFYDHREAGRHLIRFAFCKRPEVIEEAVARLK; this is translated from the coding sequence ATGCGTCCGTTCGGGACCACGATCTTCGCCGAGATGTCCGCGCTCGCGGCGCGCACCGGTGCGGTCAATCTCGGACAGGGCTTCCCGGACACCGACGGCCCGCCGGAGATGCTGGCGGCCGCCGCGCAGGCCCTGGCGAGCGGCGCCAACCAGTATCCGCCGCTACCCGGCATCCCGGCCCTGCGGCACGCGATCACCGGGCACGAGCGGCGGTTCTGGGGCCTGACCCGGGACCCGGACACCGAGGTCGCGGTCACCGCCGGGGCCACCGAGGCGATCGCCGCCGCGGTGCTGGCCCTCTGCGAGCCGGGCGACGAGGTGGTCTGCTTCGAGCCCTACTACGACTCGTACGCGGCCTCGATCACCCTGGCCGGGGCGGTCCGGCGCCCGGTCACGCTGCGCCCCGGCCCGGACGGGCGCTACGAGTTCGACGAGGCGCAGCTGCGCGCGGCGTTCGGCCCGCGCACCCGGCTGGCGCTGCTCAACTCGCCGCACAACCCGACCGGTAAGGTCTTCACCCCGGCCGAGCTGGCCCTGGTCGCCGAGCTGTGCCAGGCACACGACGCCGTCGCGGTCACCGACGAGGTCTACGAGCACCTGGTCTTCGACGGGGTGCACGTGCCACTGGCCACCCTGCCCGGGATGGGCGAGCGCACCCTGCGCGTCTCGTCGGCCGGCAAGACCTTCTCCTGCACCGGGTGGAAGGTCGGCTGGGTCACCGGCCCGGCCCGGCTGGTCTCCGCGGTGCTGCGGGTCAAGCAGTTCCTGACCTTCGTGAACGCCTCGCCCCTACAGCCGGCGGTGGCGGTCGCGCTGGGGCTGCCCGACGCGTACTTCCAGGATTTCACCGCCGGGCTGCGCGCCAACCGGGACCGGCTGACGGCCGGGCTGACCGCGGCCGGGTTCGAGGTGTTGCCGTCCCAGGGGACGTATTTCGTGACCGCCGACATCCGGCCGCTGGGCGGGACCGACGGCGTCGAATTCTGCCGTGGGCTGCCTGCCCGCTCCGGTGTGGTGGCCGTGCCCACCCAGGTCTTCTACGACCACCGGGAGGCCGGCCGCCACCTGATCCGGTTCGCCTTCTGCAAACGCCCCGAGGTGATCGAGGAGGCAGTGGCCCGCCTCAAGTGA
- a CDS encoding alpha/beta hydrolase has protein sequence MDLVPGVPGPGAAELGNALRLAASADASAAARLAELTAIPVAPASDDRPSCTATPAQVRLWWAALSPGERMWLLGTEPTAFGGLNGIPAADRDLANRLLLADRRDELLRHGGTAGTVQGLDRLADRLADDRGPRAYLMGLDVSGDGRAVVAFGDPDRAANVLTHVPGMTSDLASLNGELTRAERVAGRATDLGPAEATSAVLWLDYDAPDFLPEASSARQARDGAGALRLFQDGLRATHEGAAARQTVLGHSYGSLVVGEAATGGLDADRVVFVGSPGVGVESAAQLHLPADRVFASTSISDPIQYLAVSPAGAARELVPGLGLAPTEHLWFGHDPSDPAFGAQVFHTQADGGHLGYWDPGKPALDALATITLGGHPK, from the coding sequence GTGGATCTGGTGCCCGGCGTGCCCGGGCCGGGCGCCGCCGAGCTCGGCAACGCTCTGCGGCTCGCCGCGAGCGCCGACGCGAGCGCGGCAGCGCGTCTGGCCGAGCTGACGGCGATCCCGGTGGCGCCGGCTTCCGACGACCGGCCGAGTTGCACGGCCACCCCGGCGCAGGTCCGGTTGTGGTGGGCCGCCCTGTCCCCGGGTGAGCGGATGTGGCTGCTCGGCACCGAGCCGACTGCCTTCGGCGGGCTCAACGGGATCCCCGCCGCCGACCGTGACCTGGCCAACCGGTTGCTGCTCGCCGATCGCCGCGACGAGCTGTTGCGGCACGGCGGGACCGCGGGCACCGTGCAGGGTCTGGACCGCCTGGCGGACCGGCTGGCCGACGACCGGGGCCCCCGGGCGTACCTGATGGGCCTCGACGTCTCCGGCGACGGCCGGGCGGTGGTCGCCTTCGGCGACCCGGATCGGGCCGCCAATGTGCTGACCCACGTTCCGGGCATGACCTCGGACCTGGCCTCGCTGAACGGTGAGCTGACCCGCGCCGAGCGGGTCGCCGGCCGGGCCACCGACCTCGGCCCGGCCGAGGCGACCAGCGCCGTCCTGTGGCTCGACTACGACGCCCCGGATTTCCTGCCCGAGGCCTCGTCGGCCCGCCAGGCCCGGGACGGCGCCGGTGCGTTGCGGTTGTTCCAGGACGGCCTGCGGGCCACCCACGAGGGCGCGGCCGCCCGGCAGACGGTGCTCGGCCACAGTTACGGTTCGCTGGTCGTCGGCGAGGCGGCGACCGGCGGCCTGGACGCGGACCGGGTGGTGTTCGTCGGCTCACCCGGCGTCGGCGTCGAATCGGCGGCCCAGTTGCACCTGCCGGCCGACCGGGTGTTCGCCTCGACGTCGATCAGCGACCCGATCCAATATCTGGCGGTCTCCCCGGCCGGCGCGGCCCGGGAGTTGGTGCCGGGCCTGGGGCTGGCGCCCACCGAGCACCTCTGGTTCGGCCACGACCCGAGCGACCCGGCCTTCGGCGCCCAGGTGTTCCACACCCAGGCCGACGGCGGCCACCTCGGCTACTGGGATCCCGGCAAGCCGGCCCTCGACGCCCTCGCCACCATCACCCTGGGCGGACACCCGAAATGA
- the alr gene encoding alanine racemase, with translation MWQAEVRVNLDAIRDNVAMLRAGTSAEVLVAVKADGYGHGMVPAARAAVAGGATWLGVATLDEALELRRGGIEARVLAWLFAPGQPLHEGITAGVDLSAATPELLDELVTAARRAGRPARVHLKLDTGLSRGGAVPAEWPALFEAAAKAQAGGDVEVTGVWSHFACADEPGHESVDRQLAAFTDGLAVAERFGLTPRYRHIANSAATLTRPDTHFDLVRVGIAAYGLSPIAGETYGLRPAMTARARVTMTKRVPGGQGVSYGLTYHTERETTLAVVPLGYGDGVPRHASSAGPVRIGTTTARIAGRVCMDQFVVDLGDAPVAPGDVATLFGAGDDGGPTADDWAAAAGTINYEIVTRFGSGRVPRVYTGEVA, from the coding sequence ATGTGGCAGGCCGAAGTCCGCGTGAATCTGGACGCCATCCGGGACAACGTCGCGATGCTGCGCGCCGGCACCTCCGCCGAGGTGCTGGTCGCGGTCAAGGCGGACGGCTACGGGCACGGCATGGTTCCGGCCGCCCGGGCCGCGGTCGCCGGCGGCGCCACCTGGCTCGGCGTGGCCACCCTCGACGAGGCTCTGGAGCTGCGCCGGGGCGGGATCGAGGCCCGGGTGCTGGCCTGGCTGTTCGCCCCCGGGCAGCCGCTGCACGAGGGGATCACGGCCGGCGTCGACCTGAGCGCGGCCACCCCGGAACTGCTCGACGAGTTGGTCACCGCCGCGCGCCGGGCCGGGCGGCCGGCCCGGGTGCACCTGAAACTCGACACCGGGCTGTCCCGGGGCGGCGCGGTGCCGGCCGAGTGGCCGGCCCTGTTCGAGGCGGCGGCCAAGGCGCAGGCCGGCGGGGACGTCGAGGTGACCGGGGTGTGGAGCCACTTCGCCTGTGCCGACGAGCCGGGCCACGAGTCGGTCGACCGCCAGCTGGCCGCGTTCACCGACGGCCTGGCCGTGGCGGAGCGGTTCGGGTTGACCCCGCGCTACCGGCACATCGCCAACTCGGCGGCCACGCTGACCCGTCCCGACACGCACTTCGACCTGGTCCGGGTCGGCATCGCGGCGTACGGGTTGTCGCCGATCGCGGGCGAGACCTACGGCCTGCGTCCGGCCATGACGGCCCGCGCCCGGGTGACGATGACCAAGCGGGTGCCGGGCGGGCAGGGCGTGTCCTACGGGTTGACCTATCACACCGAGCGGGAGACCACCCTGGCCGTGGTCCCGCTGGGCTACGGCGACGGGGTGCCGCGGCACGCATCCAGCGCCGGCCCGGTGCGGATCGGCACGACCACCGCGCGGATCGCCGGGCGGGTCTGCATGGATCAGTTCGTGGTCGACCTGGGTGACGCCCCGGTGGCGCCCGGTGACGTGGCGACGCTCTTCGGGGCGGGTGACGACGGCGGCCCCACCGCGGACGACTGGGCGGCGGCGGCCGGCACGATCAACTACGAGATCGTCACCCGGTTCGGCAGCGGGCGGGTGCCGCGGGTCTACACCGGGGAGGTCGCGTGA
- a CDS encoding holo-ACP synthase: MIVSVGIDVVLVDRFARALDRTPLLGDRLFTEAERLTGSGNPRSPESLAARFAAKEAVAKALGAPVGLRWHDCEIVTDPDGRPWLTVSGTVAAAASERGINRWHLSLSHDGGIASAMVVAEQ, translated from the coding sequence GTGATCGTGTCTGTCGGCATCGACGTCGTCCTGGTCGACCGCTTCGCCCGCGCTCTGGACCGCACCCCGCTGCTCGGGGACCGCCTGTTCACCGAGGCTGAGCGGCTGACCGGCTCGGGCAATCCGCGCTCGCCGGAGTCGCTGGCCGCCCGGTTCGCGGCCAAGGAGGCGGTGGCCAAGGCGCTGGGCGCGCCGGTGGGGCTGCGCTGGCACGACTGCGAGATCGTCACCGACCCGGACGGGCGGCCGTGGTTGACCGTCTCGGGTACGGTCGCCGCCGCCGCCTCCGAGCGCGGCATCAACCGATGGCACCTGTCGCTGTCGCACGACGGCGGGATCGCCTCCGCGATGGTGGTCGCCGAGCAGTGA
- a CDS encoding type VII secretion target has product MNPDLDVDTETLHRIADATEGTASRVREAASSAPHPVAGPQWATTGAATITSDTAARTLRQLGADLSDTASRIKTTITAYAAADTRAATRLRSTR; this is encoded by the coding sequence ATGAATCCGGATCTCGACGTGGATACCGAGACACTGCACCGGATCGCCGACGCGACGGAGGGAACGGCGTCCCGGGTGCGCGAGGCCGCCTCGTCGGCCCCGCACCCGGTCGCCGGCCCCCAGTGGGCCACCACCGGCGCCGCCACCATCACCTCGGACACGGCTGCCCGAACCCTGCGCCAACTCGGCGCCGACCTCTCCGACACCGCCTCCAGGATCAAAACCACCATCACGGCGTACGCGGCGGCCGACACCCGAGCCGCCACCCGCCTCCGGTCCACCCGATGA